A section of the Gemmatimonadota bacterium genome encodes:
- a CDS encoding peroxiredoxin yields the protein MPAVGDIAPDFLVKDHTGREVKLSDYRGKNVVLWFYPRASTGGUTAEGVGFQERIQDYADRNVQILGVSTDSIDANAKFAKTQEFEYPLLCDTEREICLSYGACQSAADRAAKRMTYLIAPDGTIAQIHTNVDARKHPEALLPTI from the coding sequence ATGCCCGCAGTAGGTGATATCGCGCCTGATTTTCTGGTCAAAGACCACACAGGCCGTGAAGTAAAACTCAGTGATTATCGCGGCAAGAACGTCGTACTCTGGTTTTATCCCAGAGCAAGCACGGGTGGCTGAACGGCTGAAGGTGTGGGATTCCAGGAGCGAATCCAGGACTATGCAGATAGAAATGTGCAAATTCTGGGCGTCAGCACAGACAGTATTGACGCCAATGCCAAATTTGCAAAAACACAGGAATTTGAATATCCCTTATTGTGCGACACAGAACGCGAAATCTGTCTCTCTTACGGGGCTTGTCAATCGGCAGCAGACCGCGCTGCCAAACGCATGACATACCTCATTGCACCCGATGGAACAATCGCGCAAATCCATACCAATGTGGATGCGCGAAAACATCCCGAAGCATTGTTGCCCACGATATAG